One Periophthalmus magnuspinnatus isolate fPerMag1 chromosome 8, fPerMag1.2.pri, whole genome shotgun sequence genomic window carries:
- the narfl gene encoding cytosolic Fe-S cluster assembly factor narfl: MASHFSGVLQLTDLDDFITPSQECVKPVKVEKKQGKSVAKIQIEDDGSYIQVNQDGGKQKLERAKITLNDCLACSGCITSAESVLITQQSHEELFKVLRNNKINEKEQKVVVVSVSPQSRASLAAHYGLSSSETGRRLTTFLKNLGVHHVFDTSFSRTFSLLESEKEFLERFQRKEQDCKALPMLTSACPGWICYAEKTHGEFILPYISSTRSPQQMMGSLVKCYFAEQQGLSPQQIYHVTVMPCFDKKLEASRPDFYLTNDETREVDCVITSGEVLKMLEEENVSLNDVTPMPLDILFSNVSENEYLSHAGGSSGGYLHHVFINAAKQLFGEEIKELSYKTLRNKDFQEITLERNGVVLLSFAAAYGFRNIQNLVQKLKRGKSPYHFVEVMACPSGCINGGGQVKPSSGQNPKELLQKVDELYKADLPVLPEDDTHVSELYETWLQSVGSERARELLHTQYHTVEKMTNGLTMKW; the protein is encoded by the exons ATGGCGTCGCACTTCAGCGGTGTTCTACAGCTGACAGACCTGGATGATTTCATCACACCATCTCAG GAATGTGTCAAGCCTGTGAAAGTCGAAAAGAAACAAGGAAAATCTGTGGCCAAAATTCAGATAGAAGATGATGGCAGTTATATCCAGGTCAATCAG GATGGTGGGAAACAAAAGTTAGAGAGAGCCAAGATCACTCTCAATGATTGTCTGGCCTGCAGTGGTTGTATCACTTCAGCTGAGAGTGTCCTTATTACACAGCAAAGCCATGAGGAGCTTTTTAAGGTGCTTCGCAACAACAAA ATAAATGAAAAAGAGCAGAAAGTGGTTGTGGTGTCTGTGTCACCACAGTCGAGAGCATCACTTGCTGCACACTATGGCCTCAGCAGTAGTGAGACGGGCAGAAGACTTACCACATTCCTGAAAAACCTAG GAGTACACCATGTGTTTGACACTAGCTTTAGTCGCACGTTCAGTCTCCTGGAGAGCGAGAAAGAATTTCTGGAGCGCTTCCAGAGAAAGGAACAGGATTGCAAAGCTCTGCCAATGCTGACGTCTGCCTGTCCAG GATGGATTTGTTATGCTGAAAAGACACATGGAGAATTTATTCTTCCATATATTAGCTCTACTCGGTCGCCTCAGCAGATGATGGGATCGCTAGTTAAATGTTATTTTGCTGAGCAACAG GGGCTCAGTCCTCAGCAGATATACCATGTGACAGTCATGCCATGCTTTGATAAGAAACTTGAGGCCTCAAGGCCAGATTTCTACCTAACAAATGATGAGACTCGAGAAGTTGATTGTGTCATTACTTCAG GTGAGGTTCTGAAAATGCTGGAAGAGGAAAATGTAAGTTTAAATGATGTGACACCTATGCCACTTGACATTCT GTTCAGTAATGTGAGTGAGAATGAGTACTTGAGCCATGCAGGTGGTAGCTCTGGGGGTTACCTCCATCATGTTTTTATCAATGCTGCCAAACAGTTGTTTGGAGAAGAGATTAAGGAGCTCTCATACAAGACTCTCAG AAATAAAGACTTCCAGGAGATAACTTTGGAAAGAAATGGCGTTGTCCTGTTGTCATTTGCTGCAGCGTATGGTTTTCGTAATATTCAGAATCTTGTACAAAAACTCAAAAGAGGAAAATCACCCTATCACTTTGTTGAAGTTATGGCCTGTCCCTCAG gATGCATCAATGGTGGTGGGCAAGTCAAACCTTCATCAGGTCAAAACCCAAAGGAGCTTCTCCAGAAAGTTGATGAGCTCTACAAAGCAGACCTTCCAGTGCTTCCAGAGGATGACACTCATGTGTCTGAGCTGTATGAAACATGGCTGCAGAGTGTAGGCAGTGAAAGAGCCAGGGAGCTGCTGCACACGCAGTACCACACAGTGGAGAAGATGACCAATGGACTCACTATGAAGTGGTGA
- the hagh gene encoding hydroxyacylglutathione hydrolase, mitochondrial: protein MREIGAMKVKVISILEDNYMYLVIEEESKLALAVDPAVPHRLLEIVKREGLSLTAILTTHHHWDHARGNEALVKEIPDLKVYGGDDRIDGLTDKVSNAQELKFNSINVRCLFTPCHTSGHMCYFVWEDECTDAPAVFTGDTLFIGGCGRFCEGTAEQMYHNLTQVLGSLPQNTKVFCGHEYTIKNLKFAMLVEPENEKVKEMLSWARARDDDDKPTVPSTLMDEFDYNPFLRLSEEGVQKFTKKTDPIEVLRVLRKEKDNFKKPKERLPPHAMLALEWGLLRP from the exons ATGCGTGAGATTGGTGCCATGAAGGTAAAGGTGATTTCCATCCTGGAGGACAACTACATGTATCTGGTCATAGAGGAGGAGAGTAAACTGGCTCTGGCAGTGGATCCAGCTGTCCCCCACAGG CTGCTAGAAATTGTGAAGAGGGAGGGCTTGTCTCTGACAGCTATTCTCACTACACATCATCACtg GGACCATGCCAGAGGAAATGAAGCTCTTGTCAAAGAGATTCCAGATCTGAAGGTATATGGAGGGGACGACCGCATTGATGGTCTCACGGATAAAGTGTCCAATGCTCAGGAACTCAAG TTCAACTCTATCAATGTCAGGTGCCTATTCACTCCCTGCCATACCTCTGGTCACATGTGCTACTTTGTCTGGGAGGATGAGTGCACTGATGCCCCAGCAGTGTTTACAG GAGATACACTATTTATTGGTGGATGTGGACGTTTCTGTGAGGGTACAGCTGAGCAAATGTATCATAACCTCACACAAGTACTGGGCTCTCTTCCACAGAACACG aAAGTCTTTTGTGGACATGAATACACCATAAAGAATTTAAAGTTTGCCATGCTAGTGGAGCCCGAAAATGAGAAAGTCAAAGAAATGTTGAGCTGGGCCAGA GCAAGAGATGATGACGACAAACCCACTGTGCCATCTACTCTAATGGATGAATTTGATTACAACCCTTTTCTCCGTCTTTC agaggagggagtgcaAAAATTCACCAAAAAGACAGATCCCATAGAGGTTTTGAGGGTTCTGCGCAAGGAGAaagacaattttaaaaagccaaAAGAAAGGTTGCCTCCTCATGCAATGTTGGCTTTGGAGTGGGGACTTCTCAGGCCTTGA